CCGTACATGTTTTTATATTTTAAAATGAATCAATAACAGAAGGTTTAGCTTCTTACTATTTCATATTTTTTTCTTAATTCAGTAATCATTTCTTCAGTCATTTTATCCAGCGAATAAGCCGGACGCCATCCCCAATCGGCTCTGGCTTCGGAATCGTCAATTTCTTGCGGCCATGATTCAGCGATTGCCTGACGATAATCCGGGTTGTAACTTATTTCAAAATCAGGGATGATCTTACGGATACTTTCGTAAATTTCTTTTGGTGAAAAGCTCATTCCGGCAAGATTGTAACCCGTTCGAACAGTGATTTTTTCCGCAGGAGCTTCCATCAAACGAACCGTTGCATCCATGGCATCGCTCATATAAATCATGGGAAGCGTTGTATCCTCTTTCAGGAAACAATCAAAATGTTCACCTTTTACAGCTTTGTGATAAATGTCAACGGCATAATCCGTAGTACCTCCGCCCGGCATCGATTGATAACTGATAATTCCCGGATAACGCAATGAGCGAATATCCATTCCGTAACGATTGAAGTAATAATTCGACCAGTTTTCACCAGCCGCCTTACTGATTCCGTAAACCGTAGATGGATCCAGATAAGAAAACTGATCTGCCGAACCATGCACATGTGATCCAAAAACGGCTATCGAACTCGGATAAAATATCTTTTTGACACCATTTTCTCGGGCTACTTCCAGCACATTGAAATAGGTTTGCATATTGATTTGCCAGGTATTCAATGGGTCCTGCTCGCCCTTTGCAGACAGAATTGCAGCAAGGTGATAAATTTGTGTTATACCGTGACGTTTCACGATTTTATCCAGCGTCTTTCCGTCTGTTGCATCCAACACCTCAAAATAATCCTGTCGATCCGAATTTCTTTTTAAGTCAGAAGCAATAACCTGGCTTTCACCATACATACCGCGCAAATATTCCACCAGCACCGATCCAATCTGGCCATTTGCTCCGATCACTAAAATTCGTTCAGATTTCATATTCCAAGATATTTACAAAGTATAAATCACTTGCAATTTTGCATTTTAAGATAATATTTTAAATTATTGTACTCAATTTCAATAAAGATTACTGTTTGAGTATCAATTGAAAGAAATATTTACTTATTGCAAGTAATCTCTATTATAAAAGCAGGAAAAATTATGCCATCATGGAAGAAATAGATAAGATCGACACCAAAATTTTACGCATTTTACAAAAGGATGCCAAGAAAACGACGAAGGAAATTGCCAATATTCTCAACCTTACTATTTCACCAATTTACGAGCGGATTCGGCGGCTGGAAAATCTGGGATTTATCAAGCAATACGTCGCCATTCTGGATAAAAAATTAATCAACAGACCTATTACTACGATCTGTCAGGTTTCTATGCGCTATCATAATGAAGCCTTCATAGAAAAGTTTGAACAGGAAATCCAGAATCTGGATGAGGTGCAGGAATGTTACCATATGGCGGGGCAAGTGGATTTTCTTTTGAAAATCAATGTCCGAAGTCTGGATGAATATCATGACTTCGTAAAATATAAATTATCCAAAATTGATAACATCGGCGTGCTCAACAGTACGTTCGTTTTAAAGGAAATCAAACATACTTCTGAATTTTACATTTGAGTTTTTAAACGCAGAGTTCGAAAGTTATTTTGCGCAGAGGTTGGAGAGTTTTATTTTTTGATTTGACAAATAAAAAACCCGAAAGGTTATTTTTCGGGTTTGGTACTGCACTGGATTTGGGTGGACGACACTGTAATATCTATAAGCTTCTTCGTGTTACTTCAAATGAAAATGTTTTGCTGCCAGCCAGGCCGGTTTTTGTAATTCCCTGGATAATTACCCGGTAGCGCCCCGGTTGATCGGAGGTATAAAAACTTAGCTGCGCTTTTCCTTGCACATCGGTATCGATATCAGGAGCCCAATGCAACAAATTCCTGAAATCCGGAACACGGCTTTGCAACTTTACCTGAGTGTCGTATTTTGGCTCATAAAATTCTCTTTTAATTTGTGCACCTTCATAGGGTAAAACCAAAACACGTGGATCCATTTCAAATCCGGCCAAATCTCCCCGGTATGTCGACAAACTCACTATCCCGGTAAAATCTCCCCAGCCAAGATAGTAATGTGCATTCATTAATTCAATCTTTTTTACTTTTAATGGATCAAAAGCCATGATTTTATCTGTATTAAAGACCGGAATCCCATCCAGCAAAATCAAAGGATCTGTATTGAAAATGGTTTGAGGAAATAATTTATCAACCATCCGGAAATGAAATTCTTTCTGACGTCTCCGCACCATTACACCGCGCACATATTCCCGCATAACTTCTTCCATTGTTGGAAAACGAGTAAAATCATCCAGGAAATATTTCTCATCCGGAGCACCAAAAAAGGCGATTGAATCCGAAAAAACGTATTTATTTTCCTTATATATTTTTGGTAAAAACGAGTTGCCTGTCTGCATATTGACGGTCCGTCTCAGCAACTGGTTTTCCAGTTTTTTATCAAAAAAGAAAGATTTCAATCCAACTTTTAAAGGTTGTTTTGAAAACGGATTTGCCATTTCAAAACGATAAGTGCTATCCAGACTAAGATTTGTCTGAATCGTTATTTCTTTCGGTCCAAAAAACTCTTTTACTTCAAACCGTATTGCTCCTGTGGCATCACTTTGGGAAAAATATAATCTGGCAGGAAAATCCGGAGCGGCAAGATAAGTGTTTATTCCACTGGCCGGCTCGTTGGATATGGTATTGAAAACCTTACCATAAATAAAATGGCCGTCAAACTCCGGAAGATTAGCATAAGTTACCGGAGTTTTTGAAAAAACATCGTCCCATTTAAATCTGCGCCAGCCTTGCGTGATCATCAGATTATCAAGGTCGGAGTCAATTTCATTGCTATTTCTTTGGGCATAATATTCCGGTGATTCTACATTTCCCTTCAAATCCGAGGACAGATATAAATAACTGCTGATATTTTCCTGGTCATCATTTTGAATGGAGTCTGCTAAAAATACCGAAACGGAAAGATTAGACATTTCTGCAATTGTGGCGTCTGAGTTTGTCGTCAGATCCATAATCACTTTATCCCGCGTATTATATTCCTGCTTGCTTACTTTTCCGTCAACTATAAAATCCTTGGCCGGACGTTTGAAATAAAGTCTTTCTGAAACCGGTTTTCCCGATGCATTAAAAATTGTGATCTGGTTTATACCCTCTCCTATTTTATTTTTTTCCAAAACAAAAACAGCTTTTCCCGAGGTCAGCGGTTTTGTTTCTGAATAAATATTTGCCTGATGAGCATGTACAAATAAACTCACATTACTTTCAGAATTTTCCGTTTGCGCAGTTACAATTACTTTCACCAGATTCGCCGTAGAATCTTTCACCTGCATTATGTAACCTTGCTCCTGAACTTCCGGAAGTTTGTACGCGTTGATTTTTCCTTTTGAATCTTTGATCAAGATCCGGTATTCATTTCCGGCAACAGGTTTGAACATGAAATTGCCAATCCCGAATTTTCTTGGTGAAAACCTGACCAGCGTATCATTATTCTGATTGACCAAAACCCCGTTAAAATTAATTCCTTTGCCATCACTCGCCACGGCACGAAATCCGATTTTACTTTCAACATTTCTAACCAACTGGCCACCTTCAGGGAAAAACTGGATATCATAAGCTATTTCCTGTTTTTCGTCAGGGTTTGGATCAAATTTGACAAATGGGTTAACAACCGAGATTGTAGTTTCGAAAAAATAATCCGAACTGAAATTCTTCATCCAGTTGGTATAACATCTTACTTTATAATTCCCGCTTACAACGGAGGAGGGAATAATCAGCGAGCCATTACCCTTTCCACCTGACAAAGAAAATTTCGTCTGGATTACAGCATTTTGCTCCTTATCCATTACTTCCAGATATGCAATCTTGCTTAAATCCATCAGCTGATTTGAAGCACCATTCACATCATAGGCTTTAAACCATATGGTTTCACCGACCACATAAAAACTGCGGTCAAGGTGGAGATACAATTTTTCCTGTATAGCCTTTTGACTAAACAATTGAAATTTCTTTTCAATCTCAGACAAATTGTTATCCTGTCCTTTTCCCAAATATGGAAAAGATAACAAGCTGAGGACTAACCATAGGAATCGTTTGCAATTCACGTTTTGATATCGTTATGGTAAAAATTATTGCCAAAAAGAAGGTTTTGTCGTTGTGCCTCCCTGCGCTCTGCAATCCGCACAGGCAGCATTACTATAAAGAACTGAATCCGGTCTTGTTCCCGTAAAATTTAAAAGAACTTCACCCGGAGTTGAATTCATCGCTTCGGATATTGTCAAAGTATCAGGTCTGGCGCAGGTTGGATACGCACCTAACCCTGGTGATATAAATATTCTTTTGGTCTGCTCCACGGATGCGCTGAAATAGCCAAAAACCAACTCTTTCGAATCTGTTACACATTTAAAATTTCCGGTAACCTGTGAAGGCAGCGGATCAAATAAACTGCCTGTTCCTTCGGTTGTTTTGGCCAGGCTTGTCCAGTATTCAAAAGCATCCTGCGTCAATCCATATTGTTTTACCAGAATACTATATTTGATATAAAGTTTATTGGTAGAAACCGGAACCACAGTCAGCGGAAGATCTTTTATAATATCCTGCGACAATTTAATTGTAGAACCCAACAGAATATTCCCGGATTTGATTGTCCGCCAGCAAGTGTTAACATTCTCTCTTCTGGAAATAATTTGCTTGTTAACAACTTCCAGTCCCGAATAAAAAGCAGAACGATATTCCCAGGTTTCTTCAAATTTCCAGCGGTAAAACCGGGTAAGATTTTTTGGATCATGCGTGTTGACATACATAACGCCTCCCTCCTGGCGACTGTCATATTTATAAGCTACGCTGTCGATCGGTGGGGTGCTTTTTACCTCAACATAATCCGAAACATATTCTTTTCCGTTTGCTGTTTTGATATGAAGACGGTATTTCCCGGTTACATTAAAATTTTGATGTGGCAGATAATACGATCCGTTTCCTTCCTCAACAAAATTGTAAGTCTGCCCTTTTTCCTCCTCCGCTGTAATTATAGCCCCAACTTCATTCAAAACAGCTTCCGTGGCGGTCGAACTTTGCGTATGGCTTAAATTAATCCTGCTGGTGTCGGAGCCCATGTTTAAAAACCCGTCAATAACCAGATATTTTGCATCTGAATTAACTTCCGGCGGAGAAAATGGCTCCACGCAGCTATACAGCAAAAGCAAAGATGCGATGAAACCAATTGCCAATACGCAGTACTTATTTATCCTGTTCATTTTAAAATCTGAAATTATAGGTAATTGTCGGAATCGGCCGTCCGAAAATCGAAAGCTGATAACCATTTACCTGTCCATTTACGGTCTGGAAATAAACAGAAGACGGGTTTTTCCGACCTAATAAATTATATACCGCGAGTGTCCATGAACTATGCGCCAGCTTTTTCACGCGGTGATTTCCCTCAATATTTACTGCCAGATCCGCCCGGTAATAATCAGGAATTCTAAATTGATTTCTGTCTGCATAATAAACCCGCTCCGCCCCATCGATAATATATTTACCAATTGGTGGTGTGTAAGGACGACCTGTACTGTACGTAAAGTTGAACGAAACACTAAACCGGTGGGTAAATCTATAATTGGTGATCATCGTAAAATCGTGCGGTTTGTCATAGTTGCTCGGATAATAATTTCCTTTATTCGGAGCATCAGGAGAATCGCGGTCCAGGGCGCGTAAAAGTGTCCGGGAATAGGTATAACCAATCCAGCCATTCAGCTTTCCGGTCATTTTCTTAACCATTAATTCAACACCGTACGCTTTACCCTGGGTACCCAAAACGGCAGCTTCAATCCGCGGATTCATAATCAGCGAATCGCCACCTTTGTAATCAAGGAAATTGTGGATCTTTTTGTAATACCCTTCCAAAGAAACTTCAACTTTATTTCCTCTCAGGTTTTTATATAGCCCGACAGAAAGCTGATCTCCGGTTTGTGGTTTGATAAACTGATCACTAAGTTTCCAGATATCTGTTGGAGAAACCGTCATCGTATTGGTCAGCAAATGTATGTACTGACGCAACGTGTTATAACTTACTTTCAGCGCCAGATTGTCATAAATCGTGTAGCGCATGGAAAGCCTGTATTCCGGTCCACCGTAACCTTTAATCTTTTTTCCGGAAGCATATGTCTGTGTTCCGTCTTCATAAATTTTGTCAATTGGATAGCCGGCAACATATTTATTCACCGTTCTTGGTCCGAGATATTGATAAAAAGAATAACGCAAACCTGCGTTGATGGAAAGACGTGGATTTACTTCAAATTTATCTTCAATATAAAGCGCACTTTCCAAAGCCTGCTCCTGCTGCAAATGATCTTCTATGACCAGTGATTGTTCACCGCGTGGCGTAAAAGATCCCGGATGGAGTTTGTAATAAACAGAACTCAAACCAAAATTCAGGGTATGTTTTGGATGCAGAATGTAATTAAAATCCGCTTTGAATTGCGACTGGTTAATATCAAATTTCAAATCAAAAGCATTGAGCGGCAAACCCTGGCTTTCCATATGATATTTGTACTGGCTATGCGTTGCCGTAAATTCACTGTAAAGGCGGGAATTGAAGGTATGTTTCCATTTAATTGCGCCAAGCTGGTTTTGATACGAATAAGTAGTATCTCCAAATAATCTGAATTTATCTTTACTCATGTAAGCCGTCAACAGAATACTGTTTTTCTGATTAATTTCATGACTGATCTGCAAGTTCAGATCGTAAAAATTGGCGGCACTTTTATTGTATTTGTTATCATCCAGACGTTTTAATATCCAGTTTGAATATGTTGAACGGCCACCCAGAATAAAGGAAGTTTTATCTTTTATAATCGGACCTTCTACGGTAAGTCGTCCAGTTACCAAACCAATTCCACCCGATGCTACAAATTTCTTTTTATTTCCATCACGACTATTGATATCCAATACAGATGATAATCTGCCGCCGTATTTCGAC
The sequence above is drawn from the Dyadobacter subterraneus genome and encodes:
- a CDS encoding NAD-dependent epimerase/dehydratase family protein, translating into MKSERILVIGANGQIGSVLVEYLRGMYGESQVIASDLKRNSDRQDYFEVLDATDGKTLDKIVKRHGITQIYHLAAILSAKGEQDPLNTWQINMQTYFNVLEVARENGVKKIFYPSSIAVFGSHVHGSADQFSYLDPSTVYGISKAAGENWSNYYFNRYGMDIRSLRYPGIISYQSMPGGGTTDYAVDIYHKAVKGEHFDCFLKEDTTLPMIYMSDAMDATVRLMEAPAEKITVRTGYNLAGMSFSPKEIYESIRKIIPDFEISYNPDYRQAIAESWPQEIDDSEARADWGWRPAYSLDKMTEEMITELRKKYEIVRS
- a CDS encoding Lrp/AsnC family transcriptional regulator, with amino-acid sequence MEEIDKIDTKILRILQKDAKKTTKEIANILNLTISPIYERIRRLENLGFIKQYVAILDKKLINRPITTICQVSMRYHNEAFIEKFEQEIQNLDEVQECYHMAGQVDFLLKINVRSLDEYHDFVKYKLSKIDNIGVLNSTFVLKEIKHTSEFYI
- a CDS encoding DUF4249 domain-containing protein produces the protein MNRINKYCVLAIGFIASLLLLYSCVEPFSPPEVNSDAKYLVIDGFLNMGSDTSRINLSHTQSSTATEAVLNEVGAIITAEEEKGQTYNFVEEGNGSYYLPHQNFNVTGKYRLHIKTANGKEYVSDYVEVKSTPPIDSVAYKYDSRQEGGVMYVNTHDPKNLTRFYRWKFEETWEYRSAFYSGLEVVNKQIISRRENVNTCWRTIKSGNILLGSTIKLSQDIIKDLPLTVVPVSTNKLYIKYSILVKQYGLTQDAFEYWTSLAKTTEGTGSLFDPLPSQVTGNFKCVTDSKELVFGYFSASVEQTKRIFISPGLGAYPTCARPDTLTISEAMNSTPGEVLLNFTGTRPDSVLYSNAACADCRAQGGTTTKPSFWQ
- a CDS encoding TonB-dependent receptor, translated to MKIFRNFTILICILFFSQLARGQNVAEPRITIHLDSARFNDFVKDVEKQTGYFFYYDAARFDSLTIDLDVKDQTIRTVLDQVFRGSDFTYALDAGKRVYITEGQRIITQLQPGLFNPNSGDASEPVAYVGPDNDAQEKLLSTAESKVHEIGVKRYKIPPGNSTITGYVRSAITGEPVIGAAVFIETPSIGVSTDALGFYSLTIPRGKQKLKIKSFGMRETQRQVILYSDGKLDIEMRESVIALKEVSVKAGMDKNVVSTDMGQVKLTIKNLKQVPTVFGETDLLRTVLTLPGVKSVGENSTGLNVRGGSTDQNLILFNDAVIYNPSHLFGFFSAFNPDVLKDVELYKSTIPSKYGGRLSSVLDINSRDGNKKKFVASGGIGLVTGRLTVEGPIIKDKTSFILGGRSTYSNWILKRLDDNKYNKSAANFYDLNLQISHEINQKNSILLTAYMSKDKFRLFGDTTYSYQNQLGAIKWKHTFNSRLYSEFTATHSQYKYHMESQGLPLNAFDLKFDINQSQFKADFNYILHPKHTLNFGLSSVYYKLHPGSFTPRGEQSLVIEDHLQQEQALESALYIEDKFEVNPRLSINAGLRYSFYQYLGPRTVNKYVAGYPIDKIYEDGTQTYASGKKIKGYGGPEYRLSMRYTIYDNLALKVSYNTLRQYIHLLTNTMTVSPTDIWKLSDQFIKPQTGDQLSVGLYKNLRGNKVEVSLEGYYKKIHNFLDYKGGDSLIMNPRIEAAVLGTQGKAYGVELMVKKMTGKLNGWIGYTYSRTLLRALDRDSPDAPNKGNYYPSNYDKPHDFTMITNYRFTHRFSVSFNFTYSTGRPYTPPIGKYIIDGAERVYYADRNQFRIPDYYRADLAVNIEGNHRVKKLAHSSWTLAVYNLLGRKNPSSVYFQTVNGQVNGYQLSIFGRPIPTITYNFRF